ACAGGGATAAGTTCCTGGCAACATGGAAACAGATGGCCGATCATTACAAGGACTTTCCGGACAATGTCTATTTAGGTGTCCTCAACGAACCTTATAATAACCTGACGCCTTATTTGTGGAATTACTTCCTGAAAGACGCCCTGAAAATTATCCGCGCTTCGAATCCGGACAGAACGCTCGTCCTCGGACCGGGCGCATGGAACGGCATCAAGGCCATCGAGGAGCTCGAGCTTCCCGAAGACGACCGCAACATCATAGTCGAAATCCATTACTACAGCCCGCACCATTTCACTCATCAGGGCGCATCGTTCGCAAAGGGAAGCGAGGAATGGCTCGGTATGACATGGAGAGCCACACCGGAGGAAAAACAGGCGGTCACCGACGATTTCAACAAGGCAGTCGACTGGGCACAACGTCACAACCGGCCGCTCTTTCTCGGTGAGTTCGGCGCATATAAAAAAGCAGACATGGAGTCGCGCATCGCATGGACCCGTTTCATCAGGCAAACCGCGGAAAAAGATGGGATGAGCTGGTCGATATGGGAGCTTATGGAAACGGGATTCGGAGTGTACGATCCGGAAAAGAAGGCATGGATACAGCCGCTTCTCGATGCGCTTGTCAAATAAAGACAGGCAGAAGGCGTTAATGACAGGCATAAGGCATAAGGCACAAGGCAGAAGAGGAAAAGACAGAGACTAAGGCACTGAGGGGCTAAGGTATAATACAAAAGACAGGCAGAAGGCGTTAATGACAGGCATAAGGCATAAGGGGAAAGATTAAAGACAGGAGAAGGGGAAAAGGGATAATTCATGATTGAACCGTTCCCGTTATAGCCGTGTTCCGGTCTCAGGAGAGAGAACCATGAAAAGAGCGTATAGTGCGTGTTGTCTCGTAATCTGCGGCATAACAATCATCGTTTCCACCGTATCAGCCGCTGTCGGCTCGACTACGGTCGCCCCGTGGAAAGACAATAAAAAAGGCGCGTACAGTATGGGATTCGACGACAGCATGCAGTCCCACCGTGATTACTGCATACCCAACCTCATACAACGGGGACTCGTGGCTTCGTTCTGGGTGAATCCCGCAACAACCCGTTACGGGTACGGTATCGACACATGGGAAAGCCTCGCGAGCCGGACGGGAATGGAGCTGTGCGACCATTCGATGGATCACAACGGGGCCAATTTCATGGAAGAGGCCGATTATGAGATTGGGGAGACCGCGCGGATAATACGGTCGCTCAATCCGCCGGGATCGAGCGATCTGGTCCTGTTCAACCGCGGCGGGGGAACCTCCTGGCCCAAGGGATACGAATATATCATCGGCAAACACGGTCTCGTCGACGGACGGGGCGGCGGAATTCAATACAGAGGCCCCGACAATGCGGACAGCCTCATCGCGCATGCCCGCCGTGCGATCGAAGAGGGGACATGGACAGCCATGTATACGCACGGCACGGGACCGTACCTCGAATGGCTTGGATTCGAGCCATCCCATTTCGAGGCTTTTCTTGACTATCTCGCCTCGGTGAAGGACAAGCTGTGGACAGGAACATACGGGGATGTCCACAAGTACGAGCAGGAGCGGATTTCCGCCCGGGTCGCCGTAATCGAGGCTTCGAACAGCCTCATCCGGCTCGAATTGGCATCCGATGCCGATCCCGACCGGTACGATTTCCCGCTTACCCTGCTTACCGAAGTGCCGAAAAACTGGAAATTCTGCCATGTCAACCAGGGCGATCTCGAAAGCATTGTCCCCGTCACAGCAGGCATGGCGCAATACGGAGCGGTACCCGGGAGAGGGGAGATACGGCTGACGAGCACAGCGATGGATACGACTCCACCCGGCAAGCCTATTGTTCGGGACGGAACGGGAGCCGATCTTGCATATACGCCCCATACGACACGGCTTGCGGCGAACTGGGACCGGTGTCTCGATCCGGAATCGGGCATCGCGCGGTACTGGTACAGGATCGGCATAACTCCGGGTGGCGCGGAGATAATCGACTGGATCGACAACGGGCGTTCGACGAGCGTCACGGTAACGAGGACGAATCTGTCGCTGACCAGAGGGGTCACCTACTATGTCACCGTCAAAGCGGTAAACGGCGTCGGATTGACCTCAGTGGGAACATCGGACGGTCAGACTGTGGAAATGAAGCCCGATTATGTGTCGTTTGCCGAGAATTTCGAGAGCGGGAGCGCCGCGGCATGGAAGGAAGATTCCCGGAACGGCAGGAATACGCTGTCGGTGTTACGGAATGCCGCCCACGGAGGAACGTACGGAATTGCGTGTCATGTGGAAGACACGAACGGGATCTCGCTCAGGAAAAACGATGTGACAACACTCGACGACACTTATGTGCGGTTCTATTTCAGGCTGAGCAGGAATTTTGTCCTGCCCGATAACAGGACCGTGCATATCATGCGCCTCACGAATTCGGTCGACTTCCTTGTCGCGGACGTATTTCTTTCCTCCGGGAACGGCGGGCCGTACGTTTATGTGGTATGCAACGACAACAAGCGCCGGAATTTCACGCTTCCGTGCCCGAGCAGCTATATTCCCGGCCTCGCGCATGTCTCGCCGGATTCCTGGCACTGCATCGATATACGGTGTAAAGCCGACGCCGGCAACGGGGGCTTCGAACTGTGGGTCGACGGAGACAGGAAAATGTCCTTCCTCCACCGGTTCACAAACGGCTGGGAACTCAGGAACATGACGGTCGGCGTAATCAGTAGTTCGGGCGGGGTATCGGGTAGCATATATTTTGACGATATTACGGTTTCCGACAGTTATCCCGGTGCGCCGCAGCTTACGACTGCCAGATGATTCCACCCGGTGATGAATCCCCGGATTATTACAGAAAAGTGCCCGCGGGGCTTTTCAACGGGCTTATGAATTCACAGGCTTTAATGGTCTATATTCTATTTATAATCAATGCATTACAATACAATTTATCGTGGATTTCAAAGGGGTCGCCAGTCAACACGTAGTGCTGGTTTACATGCCCTTGACAGCGAACAAACAATATACTTCGTCACCGGGCGTGTGAAAAAGAGCCTTTTTAACCGCCCTCCAAGGATGAAAGAGGAAAAATAATGAAAGCACTGCTACCGCTTGTAATTGCGATATCACTTATCCTACCGTCCGGGTGCGGGAAGAAGGAAAAACCGGTGAAAGCGCCGGTCGACCGGATATCGTGCACCCTGAGCTGGGACTTCGAGACCGGGGAACTGTCCGGATGGGAAAGTTACCCGTACGCCCAGGACATCGGCTACGATCCTATGACCCAGCGCCAGAGCGAGCCCGCCCGTAACGGGAGCAGCTGCGCCATCGCGCGGATCGTGAAGCCGACCGACGCCCTCGATCTGTCGGAAGGATTCACCAGACGGCTGGATATCTGGACAACCGGGGACACTCATGTCCAGTTTGCCCTTTTCCTCATGAGCGACCGAAGTCCGGAAACACTCGAGGTATCGCTCGGTCTGTTCGATGGCCGCCGGTATGTGTACACGATAGAGTCGCCCGTGGCGAACCGCTGGGAAGATTACAACATCCCCGTGCGGAAATTCACCCTCGGCGACGGTGGGAGTCTCGATAAAGGGGAACACGTGCAGGCTGTCACTATCAAGGCGTTCTATCCCCTTGTCTCCCATCTCATGAGTTACACTATCCTCATGGATGACTTCAAGCTCAATGGGGAGCGTCAGCGGCGCTTCATCACAAAAGAACCCGAATCGACCACCCTCGAGGAGTTCGGCATATCCTTCCTTAACCATCACTATTTCTACGGTGATACCATCGGTCTGAGCGCTTATGCGGAAGACAGGCCGGGACTCGTAAAGGTCGTTTGCGATATCCTGGACCCGGAAGGCAAACCGGCAGCCTCGTCTGTCCCGCTTTACGACAACGGGAGCCACGGGGATACGGCAACTGCGGACGGTCTCTGGACGAACGAAGCGCTCTATGTCATAACCGACCGTGATGCACGGGGGCAGTGGACGCTCAACCTGACCGGTACGGACCAGCAGGGCGGCGAAGTACGCTGGGGATTCCGGTTTCTCATGCCGGGAGCACGACTGACGGCGGATAATCACCCGCGTCTCTATTTCAGCGCGGATGAGCTCGCCGACCGTATGGCCCACGAAGAATCGCCGACGGCTAAAAACATTCTCCGGAATGCACTCGGCGGGAAAGCGAACTTCGCGGATATAAAACTCGACAACATCAGGGAGGGCGAGAATCTTCCCGAGGAGTCGCTCTCCGGCGGGCCGTATTCGCGGTGGGAATACGATTACGACCGGTGGCGCGGCCCCATGTCGCGGCTTCAGGGGATTATCACTTCGGGGGCCTGGCGCTTTGCGTTCACCGGCGACAAAGAGGCGGGACTCAAGGCAAAAGAGGCGCTTCTCAAGCTCTGTTCCTTCAAGGTCTGGAACAACCCGTGGATGGAGGCGCACGGTCACCATACTTATTACCCGGTCGGGTATGTGGCCAAATCGGTCGCCATCGGGTATGATT
This sequence is a window from bacterium. Protein-coding genes within it:
- a CDS encoding glycoside hydrolase family 5 protein, with translation MLNKRNILFLKGFVLITVFVGALFITAPGTVCAAGNPPDAFKQNARLGRGGNLGNILYRFDTWDKKMEQDELDLIKKAGFTNVRINIGPFSHCSDKPPYTIEPAFYERVDWTVNQALSRGFTVIIDNHEYHAMGDDPMGNRDKFLATWKQMADHYKDFPDNVYLGVLNEPYNNLTPYLWNYFLKDALKIIRASNPDRTLVLGPGAWNGIKAIEELELPEDDRNIIVEIHYYSPHHFTHQGASFAKGSEEWLGMTWRATPEEKQAVTDDFNKAVDWAQRHNRPLFLGEFGAYKKADMESRIAWTRFIRQTAEKDGMSWSIWELMETGFGVYDPEKKAWIQPLLDALVK